In Phragmites australis chromosome 17, lpPhrAust1.1, whole genome shotgun sequence, the following are encoded in one genomic region:
- the LOC133897067 gene encoding fruit bromelain-like gives MLPAVFFHGCPSATAHRRAGGKGNNGDSSMMQRFQRRKVEYNRTYVTAEEERRRWFRVYARNVRYIDATNGEAEATGLTYELGETAYTDLTNQEFMAMYTAAPVPLLALSDDDDRDEDVVMITKRAGPVDATEGVPASVDCGPEAP, from the coding sequence ATGCTGCCGGCCGTCTTCTTCCATGGCTGCCCATCGGCGACGGCGCACCGACGCGCCGGCGGCAAGGGCAACAACGGCGACAGCTCGATGATGCAGCGGTTCCAGCGGAGGAAGGTGGAGTACAACCGGACTTACGTGACGGCCGAGGAGGAGCGGCGCCGGTGGTTCCGGGTGTACGCGCGCAACGTGCGGTACATCGATGCCACCAACGGCGAGGCCGAGGCGACCGGGCTCACGTACGAGCTCGGCGAGACGGCCTACACCGACCTCACAAACCAGGAGTTCATGGCCATGTACACCGCGGCCCCGGTGCCGCTGCTTGCACTTTCAGACGACGACGATCGCGACGAGGACGTGGTCATGATCACCAAGCGCGCGGGGCCAGTTGACGCCACCGAAGGCGTGCCGGCGAGCGTGGACTGCGGACCAGAGGCGCCGTGA
- the LOC133897156 gene encoding serine/threonine-protein kinase AFC2-like isoform X1 has product MAMECAAAADLSTGRPRKRARLGWDVPPAAEAQIRTFCGQEVGDVASLLLSARPSGHTCSSLLPKGVARNASPPWREDDKDGHYIFAVGENLTSRYKIYRKIGKGTFGQVLECWDRENKEMVAIKIVRAVKKYSDAAMIEIDVLQKLARNGAAGKHCVQIRNWFDYRSHICIVCEKLGPSLYDFLWKTGYRPFPIDLVRQIGEQLLESVAFLHCLQLIHTDLKPENILLVSSDYVKPKDGSFSRKLPKSSAIKLIDFGSTTYHHQDLSYIVSTRHYRAPEVILGHGWSYPCDIWSVGCILVELCSGETLFQTHDNLEHLAMMERVLGPLRRNMLGRADHHVEKYIRRGRLNWPEGATTTESIRVVHKLPRLQNLVMQHVDHSAGEFIDLLKGLVAYEPSARLTAQEALSHRFFTGYGDRRSL; this is encoded by the exons ATGGCGATGGAgtgcgccgccgcggccgatCTGTCCACCGGGCGCCCCCGCAAGCGTGCGAGGCTTGGCTGGGACGTGCCGCCAGCTGCCGAG GCTCAGATAAGAACATTTTGTGGGCAAGAAGTTGGTGATGTGGCCAGCCTGCTATTGTCGGCACGTCCTTCAGGCCATACTTGTTCATCTCTGCTCCCGAAGGGTGTGGCTCGAAATGCTTCCCCTCCTTGGAGAGAAGACGATAAAGATGGCCATTACATATTTGCTGTTGGAGAGAATTTAACCTCTCGCT ACAAAATATACAGAAAAATAGGCAAAG GTACTTTTGGCCAGGTACTGGAATGTTGGGACAGAGAAAACAAAGAAATGGTAGCTATTAAAATTGTTCGTGCTGTAAAGAAATACAGTGATGCAGCAATGATAGAGATTGATGTGCTGCAGAAGCTTGCAAGAAATGGTGCAGCAGGCAAACA TTGTGTTCAAATACGGAACTGGTTTGACTATCGTAGCCATATTTGTATT GTATGCGAGAAGCTTGGCCCAAGCTTATATGATTTTCTTTGGAAAACTGGCTACCGCCCATTTCCGATTGACTTAGTTCGCCAGATCGGAGAGCAACTTTTGGAATCTGTTGCAT TTTTGCATTGTCTGCAGCTAATTCATACCGATCTGAAACCAGAGAACATCCTCCTTGTTTCGTCGGATTATGTGAAGCCCAAG gaTGGATCATTCTCAAGGAAACTGCCCAAATCAAGTGCCATCAAGTTAATTGACTTTGGTAGCACAACATATCATCACCAGGATCTCAGCTACATTGTCTCTACTAGACACTATCGAGCCCCTGAAGTTATTTTGG GGCATGGATGGAGTTATCCATGTGATATCTGGAGTGTTGGTTGTATACTTGTTGAGCTTTGCTCG GGTGAGACACTGTTCCAGACCCATGATAACTTGGAACACTTGGCAATGATGGAGAGAGTTCTAGGTCCTCTTCGAAGGAACATGCTGGGAAGAGCCGA CCACCATGTGGAGAAGTACATCAGAAGAGGAAGATTGAACTGGCCAGAAGGAGCAACAACAACAGAGAGCATTAGAGTAGTTCACAAACTACCTCGCCTTCAG AACCTGGTGATGCAGCATGTGGATCACTCCGCTGGGGAATTCATCGACCTGCTGAAGGGCCTTGTAGCCTATGAGCCATCGGCTAGGTTGACTGCTCAAGAAGCGTTGAGTCACCGCTTCTTCACAGGATATGGCGACAGGCGGTCGCTATGA
- the LOC133897156 gene encoding serine/threonine-protein kinase AFC1-like isoform X2 has product MVAIKIVRAVKKYSDAAMIEIDVLQKLARNGAAGKHCVQIRNWFDYRSHICIVCEKLGPSLYDFLWKTGYRPFPIDLVRQIGEQLLESVAFLHCLQLIHTDLKPENILLVSSDYVKPKDGSFSRKLPKSSAIKLIDFGSTTYHHQDLSYIVSTRHYRAPEVILGHGWSYPCDIWSVGCILVELCSGETLFQTHDNLEHLAMMERVLGPLRRNMLGRADHHVEKYIRRGRLNWPEGATTTESIRVVHKLPRLQNLVMQHVDHSAGEFIDLLKGLVAYEPSARLTAQEALSHRFFTGYGDRRSL; this is encoded by the exons ATGGTAGCTATTAAAATTGTTCGTGCTGTAAAGAAATACAGTGATGCAGCAATGATAGAGATTGATGTGCTGCAGAAGCTTGCAAGAAATGGTGCAGCAGGCAAACA TTGTGTTCAAATACGGAACTGGTTTGACTATCGTAGCCATATTTGTATT GTATGCGAGAAGCTTGGCCCAAGCTTATATGATTTTCTTTGGAAAACTGGCTACCGCCCATTTCCGATTGACTTAGTTCGCCAGATCGGAGAGCAACTTTTGGAATCTGTTGCAT TTTTGCATTGTCTGCAGCTAATTCATACCGATCTGAAACCAGAGAACATCCTCCTTGTTTCGTCGGATTATGTGAAGCCCAAG gaTGGATCATTCTCAAGGAAACTGCCCAAATCAAGTGCCATCAAGTTAATTGACTTTGGTAGCACAACATATCATCACCAGGATCTCAGCTACATTGTCTCTACTAGACACTATCGAGCCCCTGAAGTTATTTTGG GGCATGGATGGAGTTATCCATGTGATATCTGGAGTGTTGGTTGTATACTTGTTGAGCTTTGCTCG GGTGAGACACTGTTCCAGACCCATGATAACTTGGAACACTTGGCAATGATGGAGAGAGTTCTAGGTCCTCTTCGAAGGAACATGCTGGGAAGAGCCGA CCACCATGTGGAGAAGTACATCAGAAGAGGAAGATTGAACTGGCCAGAAGGAGCAACAACAACAGAGAGCATTAGAGTAGTTCACAAACTACCTCGCCTTCAG AACCTGGTGATGCAGCATGTGGATCACTCCGCTGGGGAATTCATCGACCTGCTGAAGGGCCTTGTAGCCTATGAGCCATCGGCTAGGTTGACTGCTCAAGAAGCGTTGAGTCACCGCTTCTTCACAGGATATGGCGACAGGCGGTCGCTATGA
- the LOC133897158 gene encoding manganese-dependent ADP-ribose/CDP-alcohol diphosphatase, whose amino-acid sequence MAAANGAAVHASAKAPLFCFGVIADVQYADIPDGRSFLGVPRYYRHSITVLQRAVGTWNKQNNIKFSINFGDIVDGFCPKDRSLWAVHKVLDEFDKFDGPTYHMLGNHCLYNLPRSKLVSLLKMPVDSDRAYYDFSPCSEFRIVVLDAYDFSCLGWPHDHPVTAAAMKLLDEKNPNTDKNSPDGLVGVDRRFVKFNGAVGKEQLSWLDDVLQDASTSRQSVILCSHLPMDPGASSPAALMWNYDEVMAIVRRYNCVKACFAGHDHKGGHSIDSHGVHHRTLEAALECPPGTSAFGHVQVYPDRLLLVGSDGMADTEICF is encoded by the coding sequence ATGGCTGCGGCAAATGGAGCGGCAGTCCATGCATCTGCCAAGGCACCATTGTTCTGCTTTGGTGTCATTGCTGATGTTCAGTATGCCGATATCCCAGACGGCCGGTCATTCCTCGGCGTGCCGCGCTACTACCGCCACAGCATCACTGTCCTCCAAAGGGCTGTCGGTACCTGGAACAAACAGAACAACATCAAGTTCTCAATCAATTTCGGCGACATCGTCGATGGCTTCTGCCCAAAGGACAGATCGTTGTGGGCAGTGCACAAGGTCCTTGATGAGTTTGACAAGTTCGACGGCCCGACCTATCACATGTTGGGCAACCATTGCCTCTACAATCTCCCGCGCAGCAAGCTAGTGTCTTTGCTGAAGATGCCAGTGGATTCCGACCGCGCTTACTATGACTTCTCGCCATGCTCTGAGTTCAGAATTGTTGTTCTGGATGCGTATGACTTCAGCTGCCTTGGCTGGCCCCACGATCATCCGGTGACTGCAGCAGCCATGAAGCTCCTGGATGAAAAGAACCCAAACACTGACAAGAACAGCCCTGACGGTCTGGTTGGCGTTGACAGGCGGTTTGTGAAGTTCAATGGTGCAGTTGGCAAGGAGCAGCTGTCCTGGCTCGATGATGTCCTCCAGGATGCATCGACAAGCCGGCAGAGTGTCATCCTGTGCAGCCATCTCCCAATGGATCCCGGCGCATCTTCCCCGGCAGCTCTCATGTGGAACTATGATGAGGTGATGGCTATTGTTCGCCGGTATAATTGTGTCAAGGCCTGCTTTGCCGGGCACGATCACAAGGGTGGCCACTCCATAGACTCGCACGGTGTGCATCACCGCACTCTGGAGGCTGCGTTGGAGTGTCCTCCTGGCACCAGCGCGTTTGGGCATGTCCAAGTGTATCCTGACAGGCTATTGCTTGTAGGTTCTGACGGAATGGCTGATACtgaaatttgtttttga
- the LOC133897157 gene encoding uncharacterized protein LOC133897157: MAAGLLLGDATALGGHLAVCRPPHLYLRNWAPRPLAAAAACLTRNRRRGHVPRFAASAPGGGEGPGELSEDDMSQREWEAEMSRRLKEAEEMEELERTAEQLQSQEAAEGPEESEEEKRERVRRELQKVAKEQAERRATAKQMFELGQKAYGRGMYGRSIDFLEAALSIIRPSSLLGGEIQIWLAMAYEANRRHKDCIALYKELESSHPMINIRRQAAELRYILEAPKLKISNDEVVSIPQIGSSWDWYAGTWSDKMKDQEDKKRKMSAASNQVQPSPNIFGDFSFLRPPSEWKKNAWVIVTLWILLLGTAIYLQR; the protein is encoded by the exons ATggccgccggcctcctcctcggcgacgCCACCGCCCTGGGGGGCCACCTCGCCGTATGCCGGCCCCCGCACCTCTACCTCCGCAACTGGGCCCCCAGGCCcctcgccgcggcggccgcctgCCTCACCCGGAACCGCCGGCGTGGCCACGTGCCCAGGTTCGCCGCCTCCGCTCCGGGAGGCGGCGAGGGGCCGGGGGAGCTGTCGGAGGACGATATGTCGCAGAGGGAGTGGGAGGCGGAGATGTCGCGCCGGCTGAAGGAGGccgaggagatggaggagctgGAGCGCACGGCCGAGCAGCTGCAGAGCCAGGAGGCCGCGGAGGGCCCCGAGGAatcggaggaggagaagcgcgaGCGCGTCCGCCGCGAGCTCCAGAAG GTGGCAAAGGAGCAGGCAGAGAGAAGGGCGACGGCGAAGCAAATGTTTGAATTGGGGCAGAAGGCGTATGGGAGAGGAATGTACGGACGCTCAATTGATTTCTTGGAGGCTGCACTCAGTATTATACGTCCCTCCTCGCTCCTTGGTGGTGAG ATCCAAATTTGGCTTGCGATGGCATACGAGGCCAATAGGCGGCACAAGGATTGCATTGCATTGTACAAAGAATTGGAGAGTAGCCACCCCATGATCAACATCAGGCGGCAGGCGGCTGAACTCAGATACATTTTAGAGGCACCCAAGTTGAAGATATCAAATGATGAGGTGGTCTCAATACCACAAATTGGGAGCAGCTGGGATTG GTATGCTGGAACATGGAGTGACAAAATGAAGGACCAAGAGgacaagaaaagaaagatgTCTGCTGCTAGCAACCAAGTTCAGCCTTCTCCAAACATCTTTGGAGACTTCTCTTTCTTGCGACCGCCAAGTGAATGGAAGAAGAACGCCTGGGTGATTGTTACTTTATGGATCCTCTTGCTAGGAACAGCGATCTATCTGCAAAGATGA